A genomic region of Aeropyrum pernix K1 contains the following coding sequences:
- a CDS encoding MFS transporter — MAVAAYNVFRGFAVGGYMALFPMYMRSLGYSMENIGGVIAVSSLVSALVLPAVGVYIDRMGPRTWVILTGVLQFAGIAILIPDPSIAGLTSSYLLFLLSFMAGQPSRMSFLARSIDVSSLGYIVGVTSSVFSASRLVGPAAGGYISEALGFQGAFEVLAASSLVGLMLFTILSTGVRLREVDRPRSVLEAYKSLLNPDPGFGRFLVFIGVDRLSWSLWFQMLTAHLYNHGFSEFQAGLAVTVSGVVQTGGLPLAGRLVDRLGAVIGLIASEALGAMAAILLMDPTPLRVYPAMVLMGLSIAYWVPSYNKMVALLRGEGGTGYTQVNTVRSIAGAPGPYLGGLLYDAISPMAPFAVSSILLLSLAILGKKLMIVERAEEEAVVKVLAPEPVKSWDS; from the coding sequence ATGGCTGTAGCTGCTTATAACGTATTCAGAGGGTTCGCCGTCGGAGGCTACATGGCCCTCTTCCCCATGTACATGAGAAGCCTCGGCTATAGCATGGAGAATATAGGCGGTGTTATAGCCGTTTCTAGCCTAGTTTCAGCACTGGTTTTGCCAGCTGTAGGCGTTTACATAGACAGGATGGGCCCCCGAACATGGGTAATCCTGACTGGGGTACTCCAGTTCGCCGGGATAGCGATCCTCATCCCAGATCCAAGCATAGCGGGCTTAACCTCCAGCTACCTACTCTTCCTGCTATCGTTTATGGCAGGCCAGCCCTCTAGAATGAGCTTCCTCGCTAGGAGTATTGATGTAAGTAGCCTAGGCTACATTGTGGGGGTAACGAGTAGCGTTTTCAGCGCCTCAAGACTCGTAGGCCCGGCAGCGGGAGGCTACATATCGGAGGCTCTAGGATTCCAGGGTGCATTCGAGGTCCTCGCCGCCTCAAGCCTAGTGGGGCTTATGCTATTCACAATCCTCTCAACAGGTGTGAGGCTACGTGAGGTGGACAGGCCGAGAAGCGTGCTGGAGGCGTATAAGAGCCTGCTTAACCCGGACCCGGGCTTCGGGAGGTTCCTAGTCTTCATAGGTGTTGACAGGCTATCTTGGAGTCTCTGGTTCCAAATGCTCACAGCCCACCTCTACAACCATGGGTTCTCAGAGTTTCAGGCGGGCCTTGCTGTAACCGTAAGCGGCGTAGTCCAAACGGGAGGCCTCCCGCTAGCGGGGAGGCTCGTCGACAGGCTCGGCGCCGTTATAGGCTTGATAGCCAGCGAGGCCCTTGGCGCAATGGCGGCTATACTACTTATGGATCCAACACCTCTCAGAGTGTATCCAGCTATGGTATTGATGGGCCTCTCCATAGCATACTGGGTACCCTCTTACAATAAGATGGTCGCTCTACTCCGAGGAGAAGGGGGAACCGGCTACACCCAGGTCAACACCGTTCGAAGTATAGCGGGGGCTCCGGGCCCCTACCTAGGCGGCCTACTCTACGACGCTATCTCGCCGATGGCCCCATTCGCCGTCTCATCAATACTCCTCTTATCCCTCGCAATCCTCGGGAAGAAGCTAATGATCGTTGAGAGAGCTGAGGAGGAGGCGGTTGTAAAGGTTTTGGCGCCCGAGCCGGTTAAGTCTTGGGACAGCTAG
- a CDS encoding acyl CoA:acetate/3-ketoacid CoA transferase encodes MVKRLSLEEISYLGLGKTVTAEEALSNIRDGSVVAISGFNMAMTPEYLIEELYRLYLKTGHPRDLFIISDTFPGVPGRGLDRIAMDMYEKGEEEFISGMLLPFYGWSRTLQRMIIEEWFEAYTWSIGIMAYWFREVGSGRPGVLSRVGVETFLDPRRGGCSLNEKARKAGRVRGRILEIDGREYILYQAPKPDVGLLRGSTADEKGNVSIEDEGIQGTILNIAQAVKARPKRGFNVVQVLRVARFGNIRAKNVTVPGPLIDFVVVAPRDKHWQGASMDMDRRVSGEIITPLAPALAEPLPLDHRKIIARRVLLEMVRLVKEEGRPIIVNLGVGIPSLVAHVAVEEDVSDFMEITIESGPWGGIPYTGPDFGLAISPYAMLSIPDQFTIYEGGILDAASLGFLQVDREGNVNSSILPDRLPGPGGFSVIAAGSPNLFFAGGFTAGKRDIVAEDGRLVIRREGNIRKFVNRVYKILYNPRSAMEYNDQEVLYITERAVFKLEGGSLRLVEVAPGVDIERDILGHMEFRPIIDRRVEEMDERIFRERRMEVKKEVVKALRM; translated from the coding sequence ATGGTGAAACGCTTGTCCCTCGAGGAGATTTCCTACCTGGGGCTAGGGAAGACTGTCACTGCTGAGGAGGCCTTGTCGAACATCAGAGACGGGTCTGTCGTCGCCATAAGCGGGTTCAACATGGCTATGACGCCTGAGTATCTTATTGAGGAGCTCTATAGGCTCTACCTCAAGACCGGACACCCCAGGGACCTGTTTATAATAAGCGATACATTCCCCGGCGTCCCCGGGCGGGGTCTTGACAGGATTGCCATGGATATGTATGAAAAGGGTGAGGAGGAGTTCATCTCGGGGATGCTCCTACCATTCTACGGCTGGAGCAGGACTTTACAGAGGATGATTATAGAGGAGTGGTTTGAAGCCTACACTTGGAGCATAGGTATAATGGCGTATTGGTTCAGGGAGGTTGGCAGTGGAAGGCCAGGCGTTCTTAGCAGGGTTGGTGTGGAGACTTTTCTAGACCCCCGTAGGGGTGGTTGCTCGCTCAACGAGAAGGCCAGGAAAGCAGGCAGGGTTAGAGGGAGGATCCTCGAGATAGATGGTAGGGAGTACATATTATACCAGGCTCCGAAGCCTGATGTGGGGCTTTTGAGAGGTTCTACTGCGGATGAGAAGGGCAATGTCAGTATTGAGGACGAGGGGATACAGGGGACCATATTGAATATAGCCCAGGCGGTCAAGGCAAGGCCGAAGAGGGGTTTCAACGTTGTCCAGGTCCTCAGGGTGGCAAGGTTCGGGAACATTAGGGCTAAGAACGTTACTGTCCCGGGGCCGCTGATCGACTTTGTGGTAGTGGCTCCGAGGGATAAACACTGGCAGGGAGCGTCGATGGATATGGACAGGAGGGTGAGCGGAGAGATCATAACACCTCTGGCTCCAGCCCTTGCAGAGCCGCTGCCTCTAGACCATAGGAAGATCATAGCTAGGAGAGTTCTCCTCGAAATGGTCAGGCTTGTTAAAGAGGAGGGAAGACCTATAATAGTTAATCTCGGCGTGGGCATACCCAGCCTTGTTGCCCATGTGGCTGTGGAGGAGGATGTATCCGACTTCATGGAAATAACGATAGAGTCCGGACCTTGGGGTGGTATACCATATACAGGCCCCGACTTCGGCCTCGCTATAAGCCCGTACGCCATGCTCAGCATACCCGACCAGTTCACCATATACGAGGGGGGGATACTCGACGCTGCCAGCCTAGGGTTCCTACAGGTCGATAGGGAGGGTAACGTCAACTCAAGTATACTGCCTGACAGGCTCCCGGGTCCGGGCGGCTTCTCCGTGATAGCTGCCGGGAGCCCTAACCTCTTCTTCGCAGGCGGTTTTACCGCTGGCAAGAGGGATATAGTTGCTGAGGATGGAAGGCTAGTGATAAGGCGTGAGGGAAATATCAGGAAGTTCGTGAATAGGGTCTACAAGATCCTTTACAACCCGCGCTCCGCGATGGAGTACAACGACCAGGAGGTACTCTACATAACTGAGAGGGCAGTGTTTAAGCTCGAGGGAGGCAGCCTAAGACTCGTCGAGGTAGCCCCTGGGGTTGACATCGAGCGGGACATACTGGGGCACATGGAATTCAGGCCGATTATAGACCGGAGGGTAGAGGAGATGGACGAGAGGATATTCCGGGAGAGGAGAATGGAGGTTAAGAAAGAGGTCGTGAAAGCCCTCAGGATGTAG
- a CDS encoding 30S ribosomal protein S25e, with amino-acid sequence MAKKKAPSAKEGEKQQGFKEIIPEVTEKLVEQARKEVARERWVTPHKLAQKMGVKVSIARRVLRILEEEGVLVLFTRNRRSPLYLPKKKVPTAPPRGL; translated from the coding sequence ATGGCCAAGAAAAAGGCTCCTTCGGCTAAAGAGGGTGAGAAGCAGCAGGGCTTCAAGGAGATAATACCCGAGGTCACGGAGAAGCTTGTAGAGCAGGCGAGAAAGGAGGTAGCTAGGGAGAGGTGGGTCACACCCCATAAGCTAGCCCAGAAGATGGGGGTGAAGGTCAGCATAGCCCGCAGGGTGCTCCGAATACTCGAAGAGGAGGGAGTTCTAGTCCTCTTCACCAGGAACCGGAGAAGCCCCCTCTACCTCCCGAAGAAAAAGGTACCCACAGCCCCTCCCAGGGGCCTCTAG
- a CDS encoding metallophosphoesterase family protein produces the protein MTLVAATGDIHSPRYLNLLIAAAGSWRGDEPCMVLLAGDLVEKGRAEAFSPAFKLLREKFSGSVFVGVFGNEDWNREAMVKLYPEVVWLDDSVFTGDCSGGTVAVVGSTGALDRLTPWQRRNMPWLVDVFKRRPRILEGLLREARREADYVVLLTHYGVARATIMGEDPRIHPYLYSSGMERMIARARPDVAVHAHAHNGKPHALVHGVPVYNVSLPLVKRIVEVRLAGRRRLDAFF, from the coding sequence TTGACGCTGGTCGCCGCGACCGGTGATATACACTCACCACGCTATCTAAACCTGCTCATCGCCGCGGCGGGATCCTGGCGAGGCGATGAGCCGTGTATGGTCTTGCTTGCGGGAGATCTCGTTGAGAAGGGTCGTGCTGAAGCGTTCTCCCCGGCGTTTAAACTTTTGAGGGAGAAGTTTTCGGGATCAGTGTTTGTTGGCGTTTTCGGGAACGAGGATTGGAATAGGGAGGCCATGGTCAAACTCTATCCTGAGGTTGTGTGGCTGGACGATTCCGTCTTCACCGGTGATTGTAGCGGCGGTACTGTGGCTGTGGTAGGGTCGACGGGAGCTCTCGATAGGCTGACACCTTGGCAGAGGAGAAACATGCCGTGGCTAGTCGATGTGTTCAAGAGGAGGCCCCGGATCCTCGAGGGCCTACTCAGGGAGGCGAGGCGTGAGGCGGACTACGTTGTATTGCTAACCCACTATGGCGTGGCAAGGGCCACCATCATGGGCGAAGATCCGAGGATACACCCCTACCTGTACAGTAGTGGGATGGAGAGGATGATAGCCAGAGCAAGGCCGGACGTCGCAGTGCACGCGCACGCGCACAACGGCAAGCCCCATGCTCTGGTCCATGGAGTGCCTGTGTACAACGTGAGCCTCCCCCTAGTCAAGAGGATTGTTGAGGTTAGACTAGCCGGCAGGAGAAGGTTAGACGCTTTTTTCTAA
- a CDS encoding CDC48 family AAA ATPase, producing the protein MSSSGFGVRRPVKEAILRVAEAKPRDSGRKRVRIDIDIMKELGVEPGDVVEIEGKKKTVAIVMPAYPEDMGLDIIRMDGILRRNADVNIGEKVIVRKTSVRTATKVKLAPVSYTMTVDEGFKRYVKKKLQGVPITEGDVVVVPVIGQAVQLQVVDARPKGAVIVSEETIVDVLEKPVAQSRVPKVTYEDIGGLKEVIEKVREMVELPLRHPEIFKRLGIEPPKGILLYGPPGTGKTLLAKAVANEADAYFISINGPEIMSKYYGESEQRLREIFEEAKKNAPSIIFIDEIDAIAPKRDEVVGEVERRVVAQLLALMDGLEARGNVIVIAATNRPNAIDPALRRPGRFDREIEVPLPDKHGRLEILQIHTRHMPLAEDMDLEKLAEMTKGFTGADLAALAREAAMYALRRYLPEIDLDQESIPVEVLEKMVVTMEDFLKALREITPSGLREIQIEVPEVRWSDIGGLEDVKQELREVVEWPLKHPEAFTRMGIRPPRGVLLFGPPGTGKTLLAKAVATESGANFIAVRGPEILSKWVGESERAIREIFAKARQHAPAVVFFDEIDAIAPVRGTDVGTRVTERIVSQLLTEIDGVSDLHDVVVIAATNRPDMVDPALMRPGRLEKMIYVPPPDFSSRLEILRIHTRKVPLAEDVDLAEIARRTEGYTGADIEALVREASLAALREDINAAEVSMRHFEVALKKVKPSVTPQMVEYYKRWLETVKQRQEEVKREAPTITL; encoded by the coding sequence TTGTCAAGTAGTGGTTTCGGCGTTAGAAGGCCTGTCAAAGAAGCTATACTGAGGGTTGCTGAGGCTAAGCCCAGGGACTCGGGGAGGAAGAGGGTTAGGATAGATATCGACATTATGAAGGAGCTGGGTGTCGAGCCCGGTGATGTAGTCGAGATTGAGGGTAAGAAGAAAACTGTCGCCATTGTAATGCCAGCCTACCCGGAGGACATGGGTCTCGACATCATAAGAATGGATGGTATACTGAGGAGGAATGCAGACGTTAATATTGGAGAGAAGGTTATTGTTAGGAAGACTAGTGTGAGGACGGCTACAAAGGTGAAGCTAGCCCCCGTCAGCTACACAATGACTGTAGACGAGGGGTTCAAGAGGTATGTGAAGAAGAAGCTCCAGGGAGTGCCTATCACCGAGGGCGACGTGGTTGTTGTCCCCGTTATAGGCCAGGCTGTCCAGCTGCAGGTGGTTGACGCTAGGCCGAAGGGTGCGGTCATAGTTTCTGAGGAGACGATAGTTGATGTTCTTGAGAAGCCGGTAGCGCAGAGCCGTGTTCCAAAGGTCACCTACGAGGATATCGGAGGGCTTAAAGAGGTAATCGAGAAGGTCAGGGAGATGGTGGAGCTTCCTCTGAGGCATCCAGAGATCTTCAAGAGGCTTGGCATCGAGCCTCCGAAGGGTATTTTACTGTATGGCCCGCCGGGCACTGGTAAGACGCTGCTGGCCAAGGCTGTTGCGAACGAAGCCGACGCCTACTTCATCTCCATCAACGGGCCGGAGATTATGAGCAAGTATTACGGCGAGAGCGAGCAGCGGCTCAGGGAGATCTTCGAAGAGGCTAAGAAGAACGCCCCCAGCATTATCTTCATCGACGAGATTGACGCCATAGCCCCGAAGAGGGACGAAGTTGTCGGGGAGGTTGAGAGGAGGGTTGTGGCACAGCTTCTAGCCCTCATGGACGGGCTTGAGGCTAGAGGTAACGTGATAGTCATTGCAGCGACTAACAGGCCTAACGCCATAGACCCGGCTCTGAGGAGGCCTGGAAGGTTCGACAGGGAGATAGAGGTGCCCTTGCCGGATAAGCATGGCAGGCTGGAAATACTGCAGATACACACCAGGCATATGCCTCTGGCGGAGGACATGGATCTTGAGAAGCTGGCCGAGATGACCAAAGGCTTCACCGGCGCTGATCTCGCAGCCCTAGCGAGAGAAGCGGCCATGTACGCCCTCCGAAGATACCTACCCGAGATAGACCTGGACCAGGAGTCCATACCCGTGGAGGTCCTCGAAAAGATGGTAGTTACCATGGAGGACTTCCTCAAAGCCCTCAGGGAGATAACGCCCAGCGGCTTGAGGGAGATACAGATTGAGGTTCCCGAGGTTAGGTGGAGTGATATAGGCGGCCTCGAGGATGTGAAGCAGGAGCTGAGAGAGGTAGTGGAGTGGCCTCTGAAGCACCCGGAGGCATTCACCAGGATGGGTATTAGGCCTCCTAGGGGTGTTCTCTTGTTCGGGCCTCCGGGTACTGGTAAGACGCTGCTGGCCAAGGCTGTGGCTACTGAGAGTGGGGCGAACTTCATAGCGGTGAGGGGCCCGGAGATACTCAGCAAATGGGTGGGAGAAAGCGAAAGAGCTATTAGAGAGATATTCGCGAAGGCAAGGCAACACGCCCCCGCCGTAGTGTTCTTCGACGAGATAGACGCCATAGCCCCCGTCAGAGGCACCGACGTGGGCACAAGGGTTACCGAGAGGATTGTCAGCCAGCTGCTAACCGAGATAGATGGGGTCTCTGACCTCCACGACGTGGTAGTAATAGCCGCCACCAACAGGCCCGACATGGTCGACCCAGCCCTCATGAGGCCGGGCCGGCTCGAGAAGATGATATACGTACCACCCCCAGACTTCAGCTCGAGACTCGAGATACTGAGGATACATACCCGGAAGGTGCCTCTCGCCGAGGACGTTGACCTTGCCGAGATAGCTAGGAGAACCGAGGGCTACACAGGTGCTGATATAGAAGCTCTAGTCAGGGAAGCGAGTCTAGCGGCGTTGAGGGAGGATATAAACGCGGCGGAGGTGTCGATGAGACACTTCGAAGTGGCCCTCAAGAAGGTGAAGCCGAGCGTAACACCGCAGATGGTGGAGTACTACAAGAGATGGCTGGAGACCGTCAAGCAGAGGCAGGAAGAGGTTAAGAGGGAGGCCCCCACCATTACCCTGTAA
- a CDS encoding elongation factor 1-beta: MARVAVVVKVYPDDVSIDPKTLAERIKSKLPSGYEVLAEGEEPIAFGLKALKLVIAMNEDTEGGTEEVEQLLKNIEGVQEVEVENVSRMQ, translated from the coding sequence ATGGCGAGGGTCGCGGTGGTAGTGAAGGTTTACCCTGATGATGTTAGCATCGATCCTAAGACGCTGGCCGAGAGGATAAAGTCCAAGTTGCCGAGCGGCTACGAAGTTCTTGCAGAGGGGGAGGAGCCTATAGCCTTCGGGCTCAAAGCCCTTAAGCTGGTCATAGCCATGAACGAGGATACCGAAGGCGGTACCGAGGAGGTGGAGCAGCTGCTGAAGAACATAGAGGGCGTCCAGGAGGTAGAGGTTGAGAACGTCTCGAGGATGCAGTGA
- a CDS encoding zinc finger domain-containing protein, with protein sequence MAVQPRKIDVYDYVHPPRCTSCGRIVEPGSTATRFPCPNCGEVEIWRCSRCRKQGATYTCPNCGFTGP encoded by the coding sequence ATGGCAGTACAGCCCCGGAAGATAGACGTTTACGATTACGTACACCCCCCACGGTGCACAAGCTGTGGCAGGATAGTGGAGCCAGGCTCGACAGCCACAAGGTTCCCATGCCCGAACTGCGGTGAAGTGGAGATATGGCGCTGCAGCAGGTGTAGAAAGCAGGGGGCCACATATACGTGTCCAAACTGTGGCTTCACAGGTCCCTAG
- a CDS encoding DUF1464 family protein, whose translation MPKVVGIDPGTGSMDVLGFDDESNNVFLEESIPRDEVTRDPSLPLRIVEEASAKVGGLDAVVAPSGYGMPLKRASETAPGDICEATFIHSSDEVLGLRIVGLRRLMALFASSDLPAWFTPGVIHLPTVPAWRKVGRIDMGTADKLYTVAAALRTEVEYHGVEPEAARFIAVEAGMAYTAAVAVVGGKVVDGVGGTSGFHGFMGGGAMDGEAAYALAAVAPRFSKSLLFKGGAGWVAGVSSPVELEEKASEGGGLEALEMLGEGVVKSVATLLPSLRPEGGEVRVYVSGRLFSLGRLGSELRSRLRDFISSIGLTPRVLTIERLGSKTKEGASGAALVASGLAGGRYKWLVDHLELERSSGSIFDHLPVDEDLRRAVRLEFRSCSPLGEA comes from the coding sequence TTGCCCAAGGTCGTGGGGATAGACCCTGGGACGGGGTCAATGGATGTTCTGGGTTTTGACGACGAGTCTAACAACGTTTTTCTCGAGGAGTCCATACCTAGAGACGAGGTAACCCGTGACCCATCCCTGCCTTTGAGGATCGTAGAAGAGGCCTCCGCGAAAGTAGGAGGTCTCGACGCCGTAGTGGCGCCGAGCGGCTATGGTATGCCTTTGAAGCGGGCTAGCGAGACAGCCCCAGGGGATATCTGTGAGGCCACATTTATACACTCCAGCGACGAGGTCCTCGGCCTCAGGATAGTGGGGCTGAGGAGGCTCATGGCCCTCTTCGCCTCCTCCGACCTCCCCGCATGGTTCACCCCGGGCGTCATACACCTTCCCACAGTGCCAGCTTGGAGGAAAGTGGGTAGGATTGATATGGGGACAGCGGATAAGCTGTACACTGTTGCCGCAGCTTTGAGGACTGAGGTTGAATACCACGGGGTAGAACCGGAGGCGGCGAGGTTCATAGCCGTCGAGGCTGGTATGGCATACACAGCGGCCGTGGCAGTCGTAGGGGGTAAAGTTGTGGACGGCGTGGGTGGGACCAGCGGCTTCCACGGCTTCATGGGGGGCGGGGCCATGGATGGTGAGGCGGCCTACGCCCTAGCGGCGGTGGCGCCCAGGTTCTCCAAGTCCCTGCTCTTCAAAGGTGGTGCTGGCTGGGTTGCGGGGGTTTCATCGCCTGTTGAGTTGGAGGAGAAGGCTTCAGAGGGCGGTGGGTTAGAGGCGTTGGAGATGCTTGGGGAGGGCGTGGTGAAGAGTGTTGCAACACTGCTCCCCTCCCTTAGACCTGAGGGAGGAGAGGTTAGAGTCTATGTCTCTGGCAGGCTGTTCTCGCTGGGAAGGCTGGGCAGCGAGCTGAGGAGCAGGCTTAGAGACTTTATTTCCTCGATCGGGCTCACCCCGAGAGTCCTGACGATAGAGAGGCTCGGTTCTAAAACCAAGGAGGGTGCGTCAGGTGCAGCCCTGGTAGCCAGCGGCCTCGCAGGTGGTAGGTACAAGTGGCTCGTCGACCATCTGGAGCTGGAGAGGTCCTCAGGCAGTATATTCGACCACCTCCCCGTTGACGAGGACCTCAGGAGGGCGGTGAGGCTAGAGTTCAGAAGCTGCAGCCCGCTAGGCGAGGCTTAA
- a CDS encoding SixA phosphatase family protein, with the protein MTLIVFFRHGKAEPKMPGVDDRERRLTEEGAADVECAARLLRGRGVVRILTSPYRRAIQTAEILARTLDLEYSVVEWLAPDSGISVEDLPRLGVGDGYVLVGHNPWMEDTVTELAGGFLELKAGGFAVVEVESFKAGGGKLLSLVNPGVISICQR; encoded by the coding sequence TTGACGCTGATAGTCTTCTTCAGGCATGGAAAGGCTGAGCCTAAGATGCCGGGTGTTGACGATAGAGAGAGGAGGCTTACAGAGGAGGGTGCCGCGGATGTTGAGTGCGCGGCACGGCTCCTCCGCGGAAGGGGGGTTGTGAGGATATTAACCTCCCCCTATCGAAGAGCTATTCAGACGGCCGAGATCCTGGCCAGGACACTGGACCTTGAATACTCCGTTGTCGAATGGCTGGCCCCAGACTCTGGTATCTCCGTGGAGGACCTCCCTAGACTTGGGGTGGGGGACGGTTATGTTCTAGTCGGGCATAATCCCTGGATGGAGGACACGGTAACCGAGCTTGCAGGCGGGTTTCTAGAGCTAAAAGCCGGGGGATTCGCTGTAGTCGAGGTTGAGTCTTTCAAGGCAGGAGGAGGCAAACTACTATCCCTCGTGAACCCGGGAGTAATCAGCATATGCCAGAGGTGA
- a CDS encoding stage II sporulation protein M: protein MTRERGPGLWIVLLGILLGGAVFLAGSLAGYIKPNYSLLENVSEKAGLIMRLPPLLRPLGIFLNNIVAATLTYILTIVLIIPGISVIALNGYIVGSAVRYAVEEGGLSLLTALLLIIPHGILEIPAFLAAVGFGMRCLAYCRGVRRVIENTLSMYAVTAPLLLIAAFIEIFVTPVIAGVGGLGG from the coding sequence TTGACCCGGGAGAGGGGGCCAGGCCTTTGGATAGTGCTGCTAGGCATTCTACTTGGAGGAGCCGTGTTTCTGGCTGGTTCATTAGCAGGTTATATAAAGCCAAACTACAGCCTCCTGGAGAATGTTTCGGAGAAGGCGGGCCTTATCATGAGGCTTCCGCCATTACTAAGACCGCTCGGTATATTCCTGAATAACATTGTCGCGGCCACTCTCACCTACATACTGACAATTGTACTAATAATACCGGGTATCTCGGTTATCGCTCTAAACGGTTACATCGTGGGGAGTGCTGTCAGGTACGCAGTAGAGGAGGGTGGACTAAGCCTTCTCACAGCCCTCCTCCTCATAATACCGCATGGAATCCTGGAGATACCAGCTTTCCTGGCGGCGGTCGGCTTCGGCATGAGATGCCTAGCCTACTGCAGGGGGGTGAGGAGGGTTATCGAGAACACCCTCTCGATGTACGCAGTAACCGCCCCACTGCTTCTTATAGCAGCGTTCATCGAGATCTTCGTAACACCCGTTATAGCTGGGGTAGGGGGGCTTGGCGGCTGA
- a CDS encoding tRNA (adenine-N1)-methyltransferase: protein MAADDCSIVAQGCPAVLIAESAKGERRSYYVRVSEGSAYSTIAGVVTGRSILGKPWGVILRSRLGTIAVVKPSLAELMEGFYERRTQVIYPKDSGMIAVLVGARPGARLLEAGVGSGFMTTVLAMGLCPTGRLIGLEVRSENLETARRNLEAAGLLDCVDLRLGDVRNPASVEGLGPFDGVVLDMPDPWRALESISGEVKPSAVAVVFVPTSTQLEKLITNMPGGWVLQGAFETMARTVLMSPGAVRPGEWLAGFTGYIVVLRRVVETQ, encoded by the coding sequence TTGGCGGCTGATGACTGTAGTATAGTGGCGCAAGGCTGCCCCGCAGTATTGATAGCAGAGTCCGCCAAAGGCGAGAGGAGGAGTTATTACGTAAGGGTTTCAGAAGGCTCAGCCTACTCAACTATAGCTGGCGTAGTCACAGGCCGAAGTATACTGGGGAAACCGTGGGGGGTGATACTGCGGAGCAGGCTCGGGACTATCGCTGTTGTAAAGCCCAGCCTCGCCGAACTTATGGAGGGGTTCTACGAGAGGAGGACGCAGGTCATCTACCCTAAGGACTCTGGTATGATAGCGGTTCTCGTCGGGGCCAGGCCGGGAGCTAGGCTTCTAGAGGCGGGGGTCGGGAGCGGTTTCATGACAACAGTTCTCGCAATGGGCCTCTGCCCCACTGGCAGGTTGATAGGGTTGGAGGTTAGGAGTGAAAACCTAGAAACCGCTAGAAGGAACCTGGAAGCTGCTGGACTGCTCGACTGCGTTGACCTCAGGCTAGGCGATGTTAGGAACCCCGCGAGCGTCGAGGGCTTGGGCCCTTTCGACGGCGTGGTGCTGGACATGCCTGATCCGTGGAGAGCTCTGGAGAGCATCTCGGGCGAGGTGAAGCCGAGCGCAGTGGCAGTGGTTTTCGTCCCAACGTCAACACAGCTCGAAAAGCTCATTACAAACATGCCAGGCGGGTGGGTTTTGCAGGGGGCCTTTGAGACTATGGCCCGAACAGTGTTGATGTCCCCTGGAGCCGTTCGGCCGGGCGAGTGGCTTGCTGGCTTCACAGGATATATAGTGGTTCTACGTAGGGTTGTTGAAACCCAGTGA
- a CDS encoding CBS domain-containing protein: MVVFIRKRRKIPVRASDIMITEVVTVKPDDPVTRAAKLMVENLIGSVLVVDDEGRLRGIVTERDIVYVVSEAWDPTKHRVWEIMTENPIVVRPDDDLLTVVRKMSETNVRHLPVVDEKGAPVGIISFRDVLDFLMSVLGLALGMALER, from the coding sequence ATGGTTGTCTTCATAAGGAAGAGAAGGAAAATTCCTGTTCGTGCTAGCGATATCATGATAACAGAGGTTGTGACTGTCAAGCCCGACGACCCCGTGACGCGTGCGGCCAAGCTTATGGTAGAGAACCTGATAGGAAGTGTGCTCGTTGTTGATGATGAGGGTAGGCTACGTGGCATAGTAACTGAGAGAGACATAGTCTACGTTGTCAGTGAGGCGTGGGACCCAACTAAACACAGGGTCTGGGAGATAATGACCGAGAACCCGATAGTGGTTAGGCCTGACGACGACTTGCTAACGGTTGTGAGGAAGATGAGTGAGACGAATGTGAGACACCTACCGGTGGTTGACGAGAAAGGAGCCCCTGTAGGTATAATAAGCTTCAGGGACGTCTTGGACTTCCTAATGTCGGTGCTAGGCCTTGCCCTGGGTATGGCCCTGGAAAGGTAG